Genomic segment of Seriola aureovittata isolate HTS-2021-v1 ecotype China chromosome 1, ASM2101889v1, whole genome shotgun sequence:
AAAGAGATAATTACCCTTTTATCTCACCAAAGTGCAAAGGCTTGATTAAAGGGACTAAAGCAGTGTTTTGCTTTGGTTCCTCCCATTCAGAGTGATGCCTGTAATTAATTTGGGAATTACTGCGTCTGTCTGATGGTCTTCAGAACTTGACTTGAAAACTGAAGCTGATCTCACACAAgaataaatcaattaaatcaTGGGCCTTTAGCACAAAATGTGCCTGAGTTGTTGCCTTTAAGCTGTCTGTAAGCAGAGAAACCACTATCTCCAAAAGCTCAACACACAAAAGCGTTAACGTAGATCCATTATATGTGGCTCCGCAAATTGTTGGATTTTCccctaaagaaagaaaatgtaattctcTCAAGAGCAGTTCATTTTTTGAAGCCTATTGTTTATTCTGAAAGACCACGAGGAGCCATCTTTGCATTGTCCTCTAACAGCTTTTATTTGACAGAGGGaagcagtgagagaggagagagagtgagagtgaaagagaaaaaaacctTGAAGCCTTTCAAATGCAAAGAACGGTTCTATAGAGTCCTCGAATTGATGGCCCCAAAGAGGTTTAAAAGACCTTTCACCTCTATTCAAGTCCTCAGTCTTTGCCTACTTGATGACATAGGAAAACACTACGGTATCACAGTGGTTAGAAGCTGAACCCAATAAAAGGGGTCAGGTTTCTGAATCCCCCCATTCTGCTTGGCCCAATCGCTGCTCGCGCCCATCAAGCGGAGGCCCAAACAGCTGATGCTAATTGATTCCCATGGTGTGGCTGAAGTCAATTCTCTTTAGCAGTTTAGTGGCTGGGGGTCATGCAAAGTGGCCCCAGCTGGGGGGCAGGGGGGGACACAGCACTCAAACTGCCAGCTTGAATCAACAGCACTTCCTAAACATCTTcaatgttaaaacaaacatgcaaacaagtTGACTACAACGGTCAAACAGACATGAACGCGTGGAGGTGCACCGTACATAGCATCTCAGCATCTGGTTCTTTACTGATGCTGTGCGCTCTTTTATTTTTACgttttatataaatgtgtatcCTGATGCAGTCACTTGCTGACTATGTTGAGTAAGAAGATTaacaacagcacaaataaacaaatgaagaacaaaatatgtatataatgaATGAACTATATCaataatataatcatatatatacAATTTATTCAAACAGAGATGTCCTGGAATAAAAACTGATGCAGCCATCAactcaaacacatcacagaaTCAATGGAGAAAAGTGCACAAAGGTGAAAGTATATTTTCTCCAAATGCACAGGAGGCGGTGTTGTTGTCCCTCTGAGGCAGTGAGAACAAGCCCCAAATGGGGTTTTCAATGGAGTGGGCAAACTGAAAAGGACTAAACTGTGCTCCGAACTAAGCCAGAGCGGGAgttgggggaggaggggaaaatatagctcctttaaagagtTGGAGGTTAAGAAGAATGCttttcagccccccccccccccatccaccccacccctcctctcctctcccaaaTTACATGTCTACACCCCTGCCATGGCCAATAGACTGCTTAATGTTGACCAGAAACCGTAGCGGGGGAGTTAAGGAATCAAGACACTTAAGACCTGTGTTACTGAAAGATAGAAATAATGCACAGGCGCAGATTAGGTTAAAATCCTGTCAGCGCAGCTCAACATCAGCAACAACTCTGATGTTAATGTGGAGGCCACAAAATATGGTGTTACAGGGAGATATACGCAATGTAAAGCTGATGATTTTCTCTCTACAAGCGTTATCTTGAGAAACTACAGGACAGCTCTAGTTCCAGGcaagttttggtttttagttagagtacaaaaaacaaaaacacttcgATCGGTTATCATATTCCTCAGTGGTTCAACAGGGGAAAATTGAAATCTACATACTTGAAGACTTGTGTGAAGTTTATGAAAGATCTGGGTCCAAACATCTCGACCGTTGGTGGTAGACGTGCACATACCGAACAAAGCGCACACCGTTTGTACAAATATTTAGACATCTCAACAGAACAAAGGCACCAGTTTCCTCTCACTGATATCAAGAGGGCGTGCGGCAGGCAGCAAACTTACTGTGAGGCCCGAAATTAGGGGCGCACGGACCAGAGAAAACACATGCCAGCTCTCAGCCCGCTAACACTGACAACGTGCGGTCGAATTCAGTGAACATTTTCTCCATCACAAGTTGTACATAAAACCCAACCGAGAGGCGACGGCTACCGGGAGACCTGCCTTCGGCCCTCATGTTACACTCTTATCCCGAGGAGATGCCGGAAGATCTCACAGCTCGGAGGAACCAACAACAGTCTCTCTGTTCTCCCATTCGAGCTCGCTCTCCCTTCCAACTAGCTCATTACAGAATGTCTGCAAACCAAATATGGCACTCATCTGGCCAACACCTGCTCCAAATCCAATCATTAAACCAGCTTGTCTAAATATATCTCACTGGCATGAACCATTTCAATTACTTAAAGTCAGGACTATGAGTCTGCTGTGTGCACAGGGCCCACTCACAGCCATGGCTGCCTTGTTAGGTGTAACACAAGTGGTTGGATCTGCAGTCTCTAGAGATGAAAACCATCAATATCTTAAGTAGAAGTGATGTCTGGCTGAATGATGACTGTCCCAAACTTTGTCTTGGTTTCTGTGAGCTGAACGGTGaagtaaacagaaaaaccaAACTCACCACATTTCCTGCCCATCAGCACCTGTCCTCCCACGCAGTGTCCTGCCAGCTCTGCCGGCTGGTCCGGATTCTTGGATAGCTCGTAGTCAGACCCGGCAAAGTGGAGGTGGAACTGTTCCCGGTTGATGGACTTCCTCAGGGTCCTGATGGTCTTcctgagcctcttttctgagCGTCGGCGCACACAGTTCAGGTCGCAGCTCTCTGCTGAGAGAAGCACTTGATACCACAACTGTTTCCAGTGCAAAGTTTCATCCCACACACCTCTAAGTAAACTGTGAATTCATGCCTGGATGCCCACATGCTTACCAAggcattcataaaaaaaaaaacacgtcaaACAAGTCAGAGGGGGAACACTTCTTGACCACCATTCATAAAgaaaccacaaaaataaaacaaaaatagccTTAAACCTAGagcccaccaccaccaacaccaacaccagaGCCACGTCAAAACAGGAGATACTTTaacagtttggtttgtttagtgACGAACAGAGAGCGGCGAAAGAAAGAGGTCAAGAACAGGAAGCAAAGGTCACAGGCAGCGAGGCAGGAAGCGCCGGGAGACCAACCAACCTGTTACCTCCTCTAGGTTCACATCCAGCTCAAACTCAGCTGTAATCGAGGAGCCATCCTCCTCGCCAGCTTTCCTGCCGTGGCGGCTGCGCGTTCGCTGTCCGGACGAGGTGCAGCGCAGGCTCACATAGCTGAACTGGACATTTTCAGTGAAGAGGAACCTGCTATCTGTGGACATGGGAGACAGACATTCCCCCCAGAACCACGCCACagccagcagacacacacataaaacacacacaaatgcacaattgTTAAAGAAATTCACAGAGCACATTTTGCTGTGTATGTAGactgagaagctgaaaaaaaGGGATGGGTTGTCACTGTGATAATTCCCTTTATTTGAAGCAATTATGTGCTCTATCAGTGGCTGTGAGGGATGTAAAACACCAGGCCAAAACCCTCTGGAGAAGCAAAATAATCTTACAATCGGAACCCCGTTTGATTGATGGCTAGGTCAGACCTAACTGAAAGGCATGCTATGGCTAATTACATCCTCCCCTGTCACTGCCAGTCAAAGTGCTGCGCTGAGAAATTCAAGACACTCAAAACCACATCATGTTCCCCACAAATTTCTTTCACATTTGCCTTTGGTTTTTGCTTTACTTTGAAGCAGCCATCAGGTCTGCTTTATCCTCTAAAGATTGTGGCTTTAGATGCTGGCAGTTCTTGGTAAACCCTAAATGTTTTGTAACCAGTAACATGAAGAAGCTGTAATTTTAATCCTTGTCTATCTGTAATCTGTCTTGTGTTTGGAGGCATTGTTAGGCTTGTTGTGTGGCAACCTCTGTACCTGAGCGTGCTGAGTTTAAGCTCTCCTTGAGTTTCTCCTGACTTCGTTTTAAGTTGCACTTCGCAGTGCCAGACTTAAAAGTGGCTGTGGTCTTAATACGTGGAACACTGGCCGTTTCTGGACCTGCaggacagagggacagaaaaCCTTGTCATTTTGATCTACTGATATATCAAGtgaaaacaaggaaacaagttgttcctgagttacagtttTGTGTGGCAGAGCGGAAAAGTAGATGTAAATCTGTGATGTTTTGTACTTGCCTAAGCAATACAAGCCACTGTTGTTCTTTTGTGCGTCAGCCAAGCAGGGCAGAGGCATTCCACAGGTCACCGTGTAGGAATCCTCCgtccctgaaaacacacaagaggCCGTGACACACagaccaacacagacaaaagttAGCGCCACAAAAGCCAAATAagagagcaaacaggaagcatgTAGGAACACGAAAAGTCACTCTACGGACTGATGCTGACGACTGTTCACACAACTAGATCCAGAACAGCTTAATTTACTGGCTGATTACGTGTCCATTAGCATGCTTTAGCTGTGCTGCATCAGGAGCTACCTGAGCTCTTCTGTACCATGCTGTTTGTATCTTATGATGCTAGAAACGTACGAGTGCACTTGACTGAGGCGTTTCATATCATATCAACTGATTGATTCAAACATGTCATAGAGGTCActgatattattattaactgtatACACTGTAAAGGAGCCTCATTGTTTGACATGCTTTGTCGGAGCTCTGTTGACGCCCATTCATCCCTTTCCATGTTTCAAACTAACATGATGATcacaaaaaattatttataaaaataataataaaatatttatttaaattcagaCCAACTTTTATCAAGCTGGATATTAGTTACTAGTGGTTTGGTGGAATAGTCAAcactttctgcagctgcttcacagtgaCAGCCTTCCAGCAGCCAGCTTTTGCTAAATGTTTTTGAATCAGTATTGTGAACTTGAGGTTGCATTTTAGGTTgccacagcacagcagcagctttggaGGACTGATTACGACTGTTTACCCCCTGGAAGGCCTTAGATCTAGAATAGCTGTATGAAGTGAGGTTAGAGTTGTTGCTCAATTAAAGTGAGTTTCGATctttaaatttgcaaaaacTTCTAGTTGCTGTTTGAAACATTGTAAGAGTGAAACTGACTTCATTACAGCTCTGACAAAGTGCAGAAAAGTGGCAGCAGAGCagtgatggttttttttttatctttttgatgAATAATAAGAGCAGGAAAATATGCAGGTGTGTAACGGAACTGACAGTGACTCCAGTACTAAATAGTTCTTTGGTTCATTAGAAGAAAACACTTGAAGAGAAGATGGATCAGCAGGTGAAGTGATCAACATGCCATTATGATAAGAATAACTATTTCCTCTGCAGCATTCATCTTCTGGTAATTCAGTAAGAACAAGTTGTGATCGCACGAGCTCATCATGGCACAGGTATTTTACACTACATGGAGATCTGGCTCAGCCAACTCACCACTGCTGATATGAACTTGGGACTGGCATGTCAGGAAGCAGCGgtcccctccctcctgcttACTACAGTTCAAGGTGGGCTTAGAGGGGGGTTTTGCAGGTGGTAAACCCTCAGCCTCTAGATAGAAACCACAACAAAACTCCAAGGTAAAAAAGAACAGTTTTGACTGTAACAATGAGGAAGAGGCACATGAAGATGAGGCACAAAACATCCTGACAGCACCAACAGCATCGTAGCATTTTGGATGTTTTACTCAAGCATGTGAAAAACCAGGTGACAGagaattaaagagaaaaaagaaaacagaattcAAAGTATCTCCTGTTTTTGTCCCTCAAGTTTGAGTCCAAGACGTAGGATGTCGTACGCTCTTTCGTTACACAATTTCcaaagagacagaacaacaGCACTCAACAGATGTGCCTATAATATACGAAGAGGCACCAGCTTACCAATGCAGTCCTTTTTGTTCCAGTGTAGTTTATAGCCAGAATGGCAAAAGCATTCAAATCCACCCATGGTGTTCTCACAACCCTGTTCACAACCGCCATTGTTCACACTGCATTCATTTATatctgagaggaaaaaggaaaaccaTTATTATAATTACAGGGTCCATTTCTGCAACACATCAATGAGCAAGCGCTcacatttgtttgctttttagcCTGACGCATCTCTAAACTGAGCACTTGTGTGTTACGCTCAAGTTGTTATGTGTAGCTCCCTCCACCTAACTTGGTCTCACCTCCGCAGTGGGCCAGTCCATACATGGTGTAGCCTTTGTtgcacagacactgaaaacCACCGGGGGAGTTCACACACGTGTGATCACATGTCCGCTCAAAAAAACACTCATCTATATCTGTAATCAGAATAAGACAGATGACATAATAGCAGGGCAGTCAGTTGCAATCTTCATCAGGAGGGATTTcccactcagacacacacatcagcatttGATCCTGAACTAAGTGAAATGTGACGTGTGCAGGGTGCTACGTCTTGTAAAAGTCCAATGGCTTTTGATAGTAATTACAGGTAGAAAGACGGTAGTGCTTCATTGAGAGGCCTTAAATGTAACTGCGTCAGGTCTATTTCTATTTggtcaaaaaatattaaaaaataatggaatCAAAGAGCGGATGAACATAGAGGCAGCGGATGTCAGAAACACCTCCTTTACATCATGATGTACCGCTCTGTGTTTGAGGagaacagacaggaggagacaggggtCATTTCTACCTTGACAAGAACGTTCATCCGTCAGCAGCTTGAAGCCTTTTCTGCAGTTGCACTCGAAGCTGCCGATGGTGTTCCTGCAGAAGTGATCGCAACCGCCGTTGTGAAGCTCACACTCATCAATATCTGTGGGAAACAGGCGATATCCTGACAACACTTTAGCAAGACTTCCCATACAAATGCACTGAGCTGAATGGCAGTACCATGAGTCTCATGCTCCTCTCTGTGGAGGACTTTTTTTGTGGACTGGCAATCTGACCTTTGCATGTTTTTCCATCCGGCTGCAGTGTGAAGCCGATGGGGCAGCTGCAGCGCACGCCTGTGGATGTGTCTTTACAGGTGCAGTCACACCCCCCATTGTTCACCGCGCAGGTCTCTGAAATGACAACACGCAACATGAATGTATGTGAATGACCTTCTTCCTTGTGAAAAACGTTGCGTTATTCCTCAATGTCAGAACTTTGATCGACTGAACGTTGTACTCTAAAAAACATCAGGACGGCAGAGTTGACGTAATACTGAAGATATACTGTTTCTTCTTACAGATTTTGAATTATTGACTGAACTTCTTTGAAATGAAGCGaacaatacatacacacagattaGGTACATGTTGACATATAGGCTCAACCTAATAATGTGTATTAATTATAACACAGGACACGACTGCCAGAGCTGACCTGCTAGCCATGTAATTAGTAAAATGCCAAAGATTCAATGTTTTACATGTATGGAGTGACCCAGAATCACACAGCTGATAAATACTAACTATACAAGAAAAGATTCACACTCTGCCCTTCCCAAATGGAAGGAAAACGTGAAATGTACCACACTGTCACAAATGCATATTTTTCAGGGTGGAAACTGAGGGTGAGAAACCGAGTGCGTAGTCATTTCACAGTTTGCTCAAAAGACTGAGGAATGCATCGGTTTACTAGACATtactcctctctcctgtttagCACCCGAGTGGTTCCTGGCAGCTCAACACGCCGGCAGGTTAAACACAGACTCGAGCCGTCGGCCTCTCAATGCAGACGGTGTGATCGTTACCCATTAGCAGTCTCCGTTTGACCCGTTTGTCCACCTCAGTGAAGGATGTGGCGTTGTGGTCGGAAGACTCGGTGGTGGCTTCGTCTCgttctgtgacacacacacacaaaacgagTCTTTAATAGAGAATGTATTGGTTCACAAAATCATTGCATTTACCAAATAACACTAGCACCGTGACTTTCCTATTGACTTCAGCTCTGGGTGTTTGTGTTGGCCACCTTTTAGTAACCAGATGCATGTTTACACTTGAGATATTCAGCGTGTAGTGGCTTGGCGTGCGTCAGATAACACAGCAGATCACTAAAGTGAATCTGGAGACAACGTCGCACTGATATGGCtggacctcacacacactgctgctgggagggagggagagatatTACCCAATATCTGACGGCTGATCCTTATCCTTCATAACCATTGTGTGGAAAAATGCACACTGCCTAACAAGGGGAACTGACAGAGAGATATGTTTCCAgttactgtgttttcattcattcatctagATAGCCTCTACATTACTAAAGAACCAAAGTCCAGTCCATAGTGTAAGCTGCTCCTGGAATGTGCACTCCCTGTTTTGTTATATTCTGTACAGAAATTACactcaaaaacatttaataaacatttgttatcaaaaacaacaagaatCCAAAACATGAATCACACCTTGGTCATCCCcattctgtttatatttatgtaaaaacaacCAGCCAACTCCAATGTATGGTCCACTCACCAACTTTCTCCacagctttcaaccacatctcgTCTTGCTCACAACCCCATTCAGCGAGGAAGACCGTGAGATGTGGTGAGATGTTGAAAGAGCTGTTAAGTGGAACCCTAAGTTGAGAAACTACTATTTTCACGTTCTCCTGAGAcgccatgtttttttgttttttttagtggtTGCATCATTACATCGAACTGAAATGTTCCAGATGTTTTGTGCATcatttgaaaaaattaaatctgacatttttgcTATCTCCTTAAAATTTGCAATAATGTTGTGTCAGTTGGAACAATGAACGGCTGCACAGGATGCTCAGTGAGATGTCTGACACGCTTTAACATCACGTGTGTTAAGCAGCAACTGATTCTGCAGACAGTGTGCTTACCTACACACGACCTCTTGTCAGGTTGCAGGGTGTACCTGACGTGACACCTGCATATGGGGCCGTTCTCCGTGTCCTCGCAGGTGTGCTGGCAGCCtccgttgccatggttacaagTCACTACAGGGTCAACAACACGCAAGCATGAGCCACATTATTAGTGCAACATTTGAAGCCAACTGAATGCGTGTATGTAGGTGTGTAGTGTGAAGGCAGCTTCGTGCCGTCGAGCACGTACAGATGCAGCCTCTCTGGTTCCTGGCTAGCTCGAACCCTGGACGACACTCACAGGCCACACCTCCTTTGGGTGTCTCTTTGCAGATGTGGGCGCAGCCGTGCTCCTTATTCATACAGTTGAGGCCCTCTGGGAcagaatgagggagagaggtaCACAATGAAACTCTCCTACAGTGACTGACCGGCtacacacaaaggcacacatAGTGAGAGATTAGTCTGGCATCCTCAAAGACACTGATTGTTCTCACGCCTCACACAATTCAAAAACATCGACCACTGCGTTATTTTTAGCACTTCTAGGGAGGAAATGAAAATTCTCTGAGCAGAGCTAAAGTTGTTCAAAAGTTTATTCTCTGAAAACAAAGCTCTGCAAACTCCTCTAGTGTCTGCAACATACTCACTAATGCTTCCAGCTGAAAAATGAGATTATGAAGTGCCATTTATATAGTTAGGTCACAGCTGAGTGGATAGGTCCACAGGATTTAAAAGGGTTGTCAAGACCCGATGGAGTGGAAAGTGCTTGCATTTAAGTTGACTTCAATcaagaagacaaaacaaaggcaCTTCAGACAAATCTGTGACACGGACCACATAGACCCGAGTGTTGCAGTTATTAACTTATTTTGTTCTCTGGGACTCAGAGATCCTTTTCCCACAGCATGTTGCTGCTGCGGATAAAAGCTCAGTGACGGGATCCAGCTTGAACCTGTCACCCCTCATTGTGCTGTCAGTCTTAGATTTGTATGTGCATATTGGAGAATTTGCTAGATaactctctgtcttttttcacaGCTTAATACAATTAGTACATACAAACATCCGCAAACACAAATAATACAAACTCAAAACCCTTTTCTATAAATGAATTAGACACTGTTAgaatttttctcttcttccagAAATTTTAAGCCGTGTTAAAATTTGTTGGGAGCGCCACAGAATATCTTCAGTAACTGTGAATTGTCCTCCAGGTGTTGCACATCTGCGTTGTCAAGTTCACGGATGCAGGCGTGGTTCCTGTTTACAGAATAAGTGTGCGTGTTGTACACTCACCCACAGAGCGGTGGATGCATGTGTGCTGGTTGTCGCTGAGGAAGAAGCCCTCTTTGCAGCGGCACTCATAGCTGCCCATGGTGTTGACACAAGTGTGTTGGCACCCACCATTGTTGAACTTGCATTCATCCACATCTACGGGACAGTGGAGTGACCGCATTAGTTAACAGTGCTTATAAAAAAACTCTGGAAAAGTATTTGTTATGTCCACTAGAATTTTCAGAAATTATCTCTTAATTCGTCTGTTTTGTCCAGT
This window contains:
- the scube2 gene encoding signal peptide, CUB and EGF-like domain-containing protein 2 isoform X3, producing MGAIWAARDFCLFLLLLNSRQSAALPEIRDPCAEGSDGCHIDAICQTTQGSYKCTCKAGFKGDGKHCEDTDECDLEYNGGCVHECNNIPGNYRCTCYDGFNLAHDGHNCLDVDECKFNNGGCQHTCVNTMGSYECRCKEGFFLSDNQHTCIHRSVEGLNCMNKEHGCAHICKETPKGGVACECRPGFELARNQRGCILTCNHGNGGCQHTCEDTENGPICRCHVRYTLQPDKRSCVERDEATTESSDHNATSFTEVDKRVKRRLLMETCAVNNGGCDCTCKDTSTGVRCSCPIGFTLQPDGKTCKDIDECELHNGGCDHFCRNTIGSFECNCRKGFKLLTDERSCQDIDECFFERTCDHTCVNSPGGFQCLCNKGYTMYGLAHCGDINECSVNNGGCEQGCENTMGGFECFCHSGYKLHWNKKDCIEAEGLPPAKPPSKPTLNCSKQEGGDRCFLTCQSQVHISSGTEDSYTVTCGMPLPCLADAQKNNSGLYCLGPETASVPRIKTTATFKSGTAKCNLKRSQEKLKESLNSARSDSRFLFTENVQFSYVSLRCTSSGQRTRSRHGRKAGEEDGSSITAEFELDVNLEEVTAESCDLNCVRRRSEKRLRKTIRTLRKSINREQFHLHFAGSDYELSKNPDQPAELAGHCVGGQVLMGRKCVSCSVGTYYNGDQGRCVLCPAGTYQDEEGQMSCEVCPGPEGREVSKVVGARNMSECGGQCSPGQYSHDGFIPCLPCPLGTYQPEVGRTSCFPCGGNLVTKRSGAVTFQECETKVQCSPGHYYNTSTHRCIRCPMGTYQGEFGQNYCVACPGNTTTDFDGSTNIMQCKNRRCGGELGDFTGYIESPNYPGNYPANIECTWTINPPPKRRILIVVPEIYLPIEDECGDYLVMRKSSLSNSVTTYETCQTYERPIAFTSRSKRLWIQFRSNEGNSGKGFQVPYVTYDEDYQELIEDIVRDGRLYASENHQEILKDKKLMKALFDVLAHPQNFFNYTAQESREMFPKSFIRFLRSKVLRFLRP
- the scube2 gene encoding signal peptide, CUB and EGF-like domain-containing protein 2 isoform X1 codes for the protein MGAIWAARDFCLFLLLLNSRQSAALPEIRADPCAEGSDGCHIDAICQTTQGSYKCTCKAGFKGDGKHCEDTDECDLEYNGGCVHECNNIPGNYRCTCYDGFNLAHDGHNCLDVDECKFNNGGCQHTCVNTMGSYECRCKEGFFLSDNQHTCIHRSVEGLNCMNKEHGCAHICKETPKGGVACECRPGFELARNQRGCILTCNHGNGGCQHTCEDTENGPICRCHVRYTLQPDKRSCVERDEATTESSDHNATSFTEVDKRVKRRLLMETCAVNNGGCDCTCKDTSTGVRCSCPIGFTLQPDGKTCKDIDECELHNGGCDHFCRNTIGSFECNCRKGFKLLTDERSCQDIDECFFERTCDHTCVNSPGGFQCLCNKGYTMYGLAHCGDINECSVNNGGCEQGCENTMGGFECFCHSGYKLHWNKKDCIEAEGLPPAKPPSKPTLNCSKQEGGDRCFLTCQSQVHISSGTEDSYTVTCGMPLPCLADAQKNNSGLYCLGPETASVPRIKTTATFKSGTAKCNLKRSQEKLKESLNSARSDSRFLFTENVQFSYVSLRCTSSGQRTRSRHGRKAGEEDGSSITAEFELDVNLEEVTAESCDLNCVRRRSEKRLRKTIRTLRKSINREQFHLHFAGSDYELSKNPDQPAELAGHCVGGQVLMGRKCVSCSVGTYYNGDQGRCVLCPAGTYQDEEGQMSCEVCPGPEGREVSKVVGARNMSECGGQCSPGQYSHDGFIPCLPCPLGTYQPEVGRTSCFPCGGNLVTKRSGAVTFQECETKVQCSPGHYYNTSTHRCIRCPMGTYQGEFGQNYCVACPGNTTTDFDGSTNIMQCKNRRCGGELGDFTGYIESPNYPGNYPANIECTWTINPPPKRRILIVVPEIYLPIEDECGDYLVMRKSSLSNSVTTYETCQTYERPIAFTSRSKRLWIQFRSNEGNSGKGFQVPYVTYDEDYQELIEDIVRDGRLYASENHQEILKDKKLMKALFDVLAHPQNFFNYTAQESREMFPKSFIRFLRSKVLRFLRP
- the scube2 gene encoding signal peptide, CUB and EGF-like domain-containing protein 2 isoform X2, which produces MGAIWAARDFCLFLLLLNSRQSAALPEIRADPCAEGSDGCHIDAICQTTQGSYKCTCKAGFKGDGKHCEDTDECDLEYNGGCVHECNNIPGNYRCTCYDGFNLAHDGHNCLDVDECKFNNGGCQHTCVNTMGSYECRCKEGFFLSDNQHTCIHRSVEGLNCMNKEHGCAHICKETPKGGVACECRPGFELARNQRGCILTCNHGNGGCQHTCEDTENGPICRCHVRYTLQPDKRSCVERDEATTESSDHNATSFTEVDKRVKRRLLMETCAVNNGGCDCTCKDTSTGVRCSCPIGFTLQPDGKTCKDIDECELHNGGCDHFCRNTIGSFECNCRKGFKLLTDERSCQDIDECFFERTCDHTCVNSPGGFQCLCNKGYTMYGLAHCGDINECSVNNGGCEQGCENTMGGFECFCHSGYKLHWNKKDCIEAEGLPPAKPPSKPTLNCSKQEGGDRCFLTCQSQVHISSGTEDSYTVTCGMPLPCLADAQKNNSGLYCLGPETASVPRIKTTATFKSGTAKCNLKRSQEKLKESLNSARSDSRFLFTENVQFSYVSLRCTSSGQRTRSRHGRKAGEEDGSSITAEFELDVNLEEVTESCDLNCVRRRSEKRLRKTIRTLRKSINREQFHLHFAGSDYELSKNPDQPAELAGHCVGGQVLMGRKCVSCSVGTYYNGDQGRCVLCPAGTYQDEEGQMSCEVCPGPEGREVSKVVGARNMSECGGQCSPGQYSHDGFIPCLPCPLGTYQPEVGRTSCFPCGGNLVTKRSGAVTFQECETKVQCSPGHYYNTSTHRCIRCPMGTYQGEFGQNYCVACPGNTTTDFDGSTNIMQCKNRRCGGELGDFTGYIESPNYPGNYPANIECTWTINPPPKRRILIVVPEIYLPIEDECGDYLVMRKSSLSNSVTTYETCQTYERPIAFTSRSKRLWIQFRSNEGNSGKGFQVPYVTYDEDYQELIEDIVRDGRLYASENHQEILKDKKLMKALFDVLAHPQNFFNYTAQESREMFPKSFIRFLRSKVLRFLRP